One Herbaspirillum rubrisubalbicans genomic window carries:
- a CDS encoding acetylornithine transaminase gives MQYSQSDANKLMYVTNRPELVFTEGQGMWLTDHHGKRYLDYLQGWAVNTLGHAPQCIADALAAQSKKLINPSPAFYNAPSMELAKLLTDNSVFDRVFFANSGAEANEGAIKLARKWGKKNPAGDGSARFEIITFKHSFHGRTLATMSASGKDGWDTMFAPQVPGFPKATLNDLASVEALIGSHTVAVMLEPVQGEGGVIPASKEFMQGLRRLTKEKNLLLIVDEVQSGMGRTGQLFAYQHSGIEPDIMTLAKGIGGGVPLAALLAREEIACFEAGEQGGTYNGNPLMTAVGVAVIKELLKPGFMETVRERGQYLRQRSLEISEKYGFEGERGEGLLRAMQLGRDIGPQIVEAARNLEPVGLLLNSPRPNLLRFMPALNVSKEEIDQMFSMLEEVLAKIGK, from the coding sequence ATGCAATACAGCCAGTCCGACGCCAACAAGCTGATGTACGTCACCAACCGCCCCGAGCTGGTCTTCACCGAAGGCCAGGGCATGTGGCTGACCGACCATCACGGCAAGCGTTACCTCGATTACCTCCAGGGCTGGGCCGTCAACACCCTGGGTCATGCCCCGCAATGCATCGCCGACGCCCTGGCCGCGCAGAGCAAGAAGCTGATCAACCCATCGCCGGCCTTCTACAATGCGCCCTCCATGGAGCTGGCCAAGCTCTTGACGGACAATTCGGTCTTCGACCGCGTGTTCTTCGCCAACAGCGGCGCCGAAGCCAATGAAGGCGCCATCAAGCTGGCCCGCAAGTGGGGCAAGAAGAACCCGGCCGGCGACGGTTCGGCGCGCTTCGAGATCATCACCTTCAAGCACAGCTTCCACGGTCGTACCCTGGCCACCATGTCGGCCAGCGGCAAGGACGGCTGGGACACCATGTTCGCCCCGCAGGTGCCGGGCTTCCCCAAGGCCACCCTGAACGACCTGGCCAGCGTCGAGGCCCTGATCGGCAGCCATACCGTGGCCGTGATGCTGGAACCGGTGCAGGGCGAAGGTGGCGTCATTCCCGCCTCCAAGGAGTTCATGCAAGGCCTGCGCCGCCTGACCAAGGAAAAAAACCTGCTCTTGATCGTGGACGAAGTGCAGAGCGGCATGGGTCGTACCGGCCAGCTGTTCGCCTACCAGCATTCCGGCATCGAACCCGACATCATGACTCTGGCCAAGGGCATCGGCGGCGGCGTGCCGCTGGCAGCCCTGCTGGCACGCGAAGAGATCGCCTGTTTCGAAGCCGGCGAGCAAGGCGGCACCTACAACGGCAACCCGCTGATGACCGCCGTGGGCGTGGCCGTGATCAAGGAGCTCTTGAAGCCCGGCTTCATGGAAACGGTGCGCGAGCGCGGCCAGTACCTGCGCCAGCGTTCCCTGGAAATCTCGGAAAAGTATGGCTTTGAAGGTGAACGTGGCGAAGGCCTGCTGCGCGCCATGCAATTGGGTCGCGACATCGGTCCGCAGATCGTCGAAGCCGCTCGCAACCTGGAACCAGTGGGCCTGCTGCTCAATTCGCCGCGTCCCAACCTGCTGCGCTTCATGCCGGCCCTGAACGTGAGCAAGGAAGAAATCGACCAGATGTTCTCCATGCTGGAAGAAGTCCTGGCCAAGATCGGGAAGTAA
- a CDS encoding C40 family peptidase has product MAVLPSPLSWLAALAAALVLAACGTAPTAPPISRLPGAPQSQVPALPASDNGNEVALYALSLIDTGYRFGGKNPSAGLDCSGMVTYIFGQAANYHISGSAADIARRGRQIDPAQLRAGDLVFFNTENRPFSHVGIYLGDGRFVHAPSTNGKVHISRMDNPYFSRRFEMARTYFN; this is encoded by the coding sequence ATGGCGGTACTGCCATCCCCCCTGTCCTGGCTGGCCGCGCTGGCGGCGGCACTGGTGCTGGCCGCCTGCGGCACGGCACCGACCGCCCCGCCCATCTCCCGGTTACCGGGCGCCCCGCAATCGCAGGTGCCGGCATTGCCGGCCAGCGACAATGGCAATGAAGTGGCGCTCTATGCGCTCTCACTGATCGATACCGGCTACCGCTTCGGCGGCAAGAATCCCTCGGCCGGGCTCGATTGCAGCGGCATGGTCACCTATATCTTCGGCCAGGCTGCCAACTACCATATCAGCGGCAGCGCTGCCGACATCGCGCGCCGCGGCCGACAGATCGATCCGGCGCAATTGCGTGCCGGCGACCTGGTGTTCTTCAACACCGAGAACCGTCCGTTCTCGCACGTAGGCATCTACCTGGGTGATGGCCGCTTCGTCCATGCGCCCTCGACCAATGGCAAGGTGCATATCTCGCGCATGGACAATCCCTACTTCTCGCGCCGCTTTGAAATGGCGCGCACCTACTTCAACTGA
- a CDS encoding FadR/GntR family transcriptional regulator: MPIEAIEPQRLYRQISDQLRKLIVDGEFAVGSRLPSERDLALQLGVSRPSLREALIALEVEGHIEVRMGSGIYVCPPVQRERRSDLSGEEGPLELIRAREMIEGEVAYAAAQHGSKQQIAAVEEAYALMMAHAEAGIDPLEADRLFHIRLAEATGNSVLVGLVTQLFDARLGPLFERLHSHFDGTRVWQEAIEEHGLIMQALRARNAEQARAAMRRHMDIAFTRYSANLIRAYGHRQQGPEQEQERGKPRKRATRKSALQLK; this comes from the coding sequence ATGCCCATCGAAGCGATCGAACCGCAGCGACTGTATCGCCAGATCAGCGACCAGCTACGCAAGCTGATCGTGGACGGCGAATTCGCCGTCGGTTCGCGCTTGCCGTCCGAACGCGACCTGGCGCTGCAACTTGGCGTGAGCCGGCCCTCCTTGCGCGAGGCCTTGATTGCGCTGGAGGTGGAAGGACATATCGAAGTGCGGATGGGTTCGGGCATCTATGTCTGTCCGCCCGTGCAGCGCGAGCGGCGCAGCGATCTGTCCGGCGAGGAAGGGCCGCTGGAACTGATCCGCGCGCGCGAGATGATCGAAGGGGAGGTAGCCTACGCTGCCGCCCAGCATGGCAGCAAGCAACAGATCGCCGCGGTGGAAGAAGCCTATGCGTTGATGATGGCCCATGCCGAGGCCGGCATCGATCCGCTCGAAGCCGACCGCCTGTTCCACATCCGCCTGGCCGAAGCCACCGGCAACAGCGTGCTGGTCGGGCTGGTGACGCAACTCTTCGATGCCCGCCTGGGGCCCTTGTTCGAGCGCCTGCACAGCCATTTCGACGGCACCCGCGTATGGCAGGAAGCCATCGAGGAACATGGCCTGATCATGCAGGCCCTGCGCGCGCGCAACGCCGAACAGGCGCGTGCGGCCATGCGACGGCACATGGATATCGCCTTCACCCGCTACAGCGCCAACCTGATCCGCGCATACGGCCATCGCCAACAGGGGCCAGAGCAAGAACAGGAGCGAGGCAAGCCGCGCAAGCGCGCGACCCGCAAGAGCGCCCTTCAGTTGAAGTAG
- a CDS encoding Ldh family oxidoreductase encodes MAAPERFSVQALRQFATSLLQQAGLDADKADSVAATLVDGDLLGHDTHGLALLAPYVKELEKGTMTRTGEPEVLSERAAALAWDGRRLPGPWLVHRGIDALIPKARDYGTASLTIHHSHHIACLAAYLLRATQEGFMMILASSDPAVQSVAPFGGTQAVFTPNPIAAGIPTSGTPFLVDISASITTNGMSNRLHKAGQQFEEEWLIDGQGHPSRDPAVLTATPPGTILPLGGLSAGHKGFGLALLIEALTGGLSGFGRADPPAGWGATVFLSLYDPSAFGGEQDFKRQMDHIAQACRHNAPRPGVGQVRMPGDRALQRRAEQLEQGVALHPTIAPMLREAAASHGLAFPAALG; translated from the coding sequence ATGGCTGCACCCGAACGTTTTTCCGTCCAGGCCTTGCGCCAATTCGCCACGAGCTTGCTGCAACAGGCCGGGCTGGATGCTGACAAGGCCGATAGCGTGGCCGCCACCCTGGTCGATGGCGACCTGCTGGGCCACGATACCCACGGCCTGGCACTGCTGGCCCCGTATGTGAAGGAATTGGAAAAAGGTACGATGACCCGCACCGGTGAGCCGGAAGTGCTCTCCGAGCGCGCCGCCGCTCTGGCCTGGGATGGTCGCCGCCTGCCGGGACCGTGGCTGGTGCATCGGGGTATCGATGCCTTGATCCCCAAGGCGCGCGACTATGGCACGGCCTCATTGACCATCCATCACAGCCACCACATCGCCTGCCTGGCCGCCTACCTGCTGCGCGCCACGCAGGAGGGGTTCATGATGATCCTGGCCAGTTCCGACCCGGCCGTGCAGAGCGTGGCGCCCTTCGGTGGTACCCAGGCGGTGTTTACGCCCAACCCGATTGCGGCAGGCATTCCCACCTCGGGCACGCCCTTCCTGGTGGATATCTCGGCGTCGATCACCACCAATGGCATGAGCAATCGCCTGCACAAGGCGGGCCAGCAGTTCGAGGAGGAATGGCTGATCGATGGCCAGGGCCATCCCAGTCGCGATCCTGCTGTGCTCACGGCCACGCCCCCCGGCACCATTCTGCCGCTGGGGGGCTTGTCGGCCGGGCACAAGGGCTTTGGCCTGGCCTTGCTGATCGAGGCGCTCACCGGTGGCTTGTCCGGCTTTGGCCGTGCCGATCCGCCGGCAGGGTGGGGCGCCACCGTGTTCCTGTCGCTTTACGACCCATCGGCTTTCGGTGGCGAACAGGATTTCAAGCGCCAGATGGACCATATCGCACAAGCCTGCCGCCACAATGCGCCGCGCCCCGGCGTGGGCCAGGTGCGGATGCCGGGCGACCGTGCCCTGCAACGCCGCGCCGAGCAACTGGAGCAAGGCGTGGCCCTGCATCCGACTATCGCCCCCATGCTGCGCGAGGCGGCGGCCAGTCATGGCTTGGCCTTTCCGGCGGCCCTTGGCTAA
- a CDS encoding ABC transporter ATP-binding protein, whose protein sequence is MASVQIRAVKKQFGSTQIIRGVDIDIADGEFTVLVGPSGCGKSTLLRMLAGLEEITGGEILIGGTVVNNVQPKDRDIAMVFQNYALYPHMTVRDNMAFSLTLAKKDKSFVEERVKKAADILGLNQLLDRYPRQLSGGQRQRVAMGRAIVRDPQVFLFDEPLSNLDAKLRVQMRTEIKELHQRLKTTSIYVTHDQIEAMTMADQIVVMRDGLVEQRGRPLDLYDHPANLFVAGFIGSPAMNFIPATLRRGAGAAEVEFADGTRVPAPYGSALQGNDGQQVTYGVRPEHLSIGAAGTGIATQVIVVEPTGADTEVFSRFGQTSLTSIFRERHDFGAGDVIHLVPDHSRTHLFDTASGQSLAAR, encoded by the coding sequence ATGGCATCAGTACAGATTCGCGCAGTCAAGAAACAGTTCGGCAGCACCCAGATCATCCGGGGCGTCGATATCGATATCGCCGATGGCGAATTCACCGTCCTGGTCGGCCCTTCCGGCTGCGGCAAATCGACCCTGCTGCGCATGTTGGCGGGCCTGGAAGAAATCACGGGCGGCGAGATTCTCATCGGTGGCACCGTGGTCAACAACGTCCAGCCCAAGGACCGCGACATCGCCATGGTGTTCCAGAACTACGCGCTCTATCCGCACATGACCGTGCGCGACAACATGGCTTTCTCGCTCACCCTGGCCAAGAAGGATAAGTCCTTCGTGGAAGAACGGGTCAAGAAGGCGGCCGACATCCTCGGCCTGAACCAGTTGCTGGACCGCTACCCGCGCCAGCTCTCGGGTGGCCAGCGCCAGCGCGTGGCGATGGGTCGCGCCATCGTGCGCGATCCACAGGTGTTCCTGTTCGATGAACCGCTCTCCAACCTGGATGCCAAGCTGCGCGTGCAGATGCGCACCGAGATCAAGGAACTGCACCAGCGCTTGAAGACCACCTCCATCTACGTCACCCATGACCAGATCGAAGCCATGACCATGGCCGACCAGATCGTGGTCATGCGCGATGGCCTGGTGGAACAGCGTGGTCGCCCCCTGGACCTGTACGACCATCCGGCCAACCTGTTCGTGGCCGGCTTCATCGGTTCGCCCGCGATGAACTTCATCCCGGCCACCTTGCGCCGTGGCGCTGGCGCGGCCGAAGTCGAGTTCGCCGATGGCACCCGCGTGCCCGCCCCTTATGGCAGCGCCTTGCAAGGCAATGACGGCCAGCAGGTCACCTATGGCGTGCGTCCCGAACATCTTTCCATCGGCGCCGCCGGAACAGGTATCGCCACCCAGGTCATCGTGGTGGAACCGACCGGAGCCGATACCGAAGTGTTCTCGCGCTTTGGCCAGACCAGCCTCACCTCGATCTTCCGCGAGCGTCATGACTTTGGCGCGGGCGACGTGATCCACCTGGTGCCCGACCACAGCCGCACGCACCTCTTCGATACTGCATCGGGCCAGTCGCTGGCAGCGCGCTGA
- a CDS encoding ABC transporter substrate-binding protein — MSKLTRREFLVTSAAAAAASSLGANAFAAGPGVAGADSIKYPIEAGATLRVLRWKRFVQGDEDLWNANVKKFTELTGIPVRTDSEGWEDVRPKSAVAANVGSGPDIVLGWFDDPQQYPTKLIDMTDLADSLGKRYGGWYDVCRKYGTKDGKWIALPLGVIGNALVYRESQIKAAGFDAIPKDTAGFLKLCQALKAKDTPVGFALGKAVGDANNWAHWLLWSHGGKLVNKQGQVAINSPETRAALEYAKQLYATFVPGTLSWQDPSNNKAYLDGQISLTANGISVYYAAKNSQDPKLQEIGRDTQHAHFPIGPVGKPSELMQITQMMVFKHTKYPNAAKAFVQFMFEPDQYNPWMKASIGYVSQSLKAYEKNPVWTDDPKATVYRDSASLMLDHGHEGPLGQASAACMADYVVVDMVAEAASGAKTVQQAIDRAAERAKRYYKA; from the coding sequence ATGAGCAAGCTGACACGACGCGAATTTCTGGTCACCAGTGCTGCCGCCGCAGCCGCATCCAGCCTGGGCGCGAACGCCTTTGCCGCTGGCCCCGGCGTGGCTGGCGCCGATAGCATCAAATACCCCATCGAAGCAGGTGCGACCCTGCGCGTGCTGCGCTGGAAGCGCTTCGTCCAGGGTGATGAAGACCTGTGGAACGCCAATGTGAAGAAATTTACCGAACTGACCGGCATCCCGGTGCGCACCGACAGTGAAGGTTGGGAAGATGTGCGCCCCAAGTCGGCGGTGGCGGCCAATGTGGGCAGTGGCCCCGACATCGTGCTGGGCTGGTTCGACGATCCGCAGCAGTATCCGACCAAGCTGATCGATATGACCGATCTTGCCGATTCGCTGGGCAAACGCTATGGCGGCTGGTACGACGTCTGCCGCAAGTACGGCACCAAGGATGGCAAGTGGATCGCCCTGCCGCTGGGCGTGATCGGCAACGCCCTGGTCTATCGTGAAAGCCAGATCAAGGCGGCCGGCTTCGACGCCATTCCCAAGGACACAGCCGGCTTCCTCAAGCTGTGCCAAGCCTTGAAGGCCAAGGACACGCCAGTCGGCTTTGCCCTGGGCAAGGCCGTGGGGGATGCCAACAACTGGGCGCACTGGCTGTTGTGGTCGCACGGCGGCAAGCTGGTGAACAAGCAGGGCCAGGTCGCCATCAACTCGCCCGAGACCCGCGCCGCGCTGGAATACGCCAAGCAGCTCTATGCTACCTTCGTGCCGGGCACCCTGTCCTGGCAGGATCCGTCCAACAACAAGGCCTACCTGGATGGCCAGATCAGCCTGACGGCCAACGGCATCTCGGTCTATTACGCCGCCAAGAATTCGCAAGACCCCAAGCTGCAGGAGATCGGCCGCGACACCCAGCACGCGCACTTCCCCATCGGTCCGGTGGGCAAGCCCTCCGAGCTGATGCAGATCACGCAGATGATGGTCTTCAAGCACACCAAGTACCCCAACGCGGCCAAGGCTTTCGTGCAATTCATGTTCGAGCCGGACCAGTACAACCCGTGGATGAAGGCCTCCATCGGCTACGTCAGTCAGTCGCTCAAGGCCTACGAAAAGAACCCCGTCTGGACCGACGATCCCAAGGCCACGGTGTACCGCGACTCGGCCTCGCTGATGCTGGACCATGGCCACGAAGGCCCGCTGGGACAAGCCTCGGCGGCCTGTATGGCGGACTATGTGGTGGTGGACATGGTGGCCGAAGCAGCGTCCGGCGCCAAGACCGTGCAGCAGGCCATCGACCGCGCAGCCGAACGCGCCAAGCGCTACTACAAGGCTTGA
- a CDS encoding carbohydrate ABC transporter permease, with protein sequence MLSRFLNNRNVLGMLFMAPAVILLVVFLTYPLGLGIWLGFTDTKIGGEGSFVGLDNFSYLAGDSLAQLSLFNTVFYTVSASILKFMLGLWLAILLNKNVPLKTFFRAIVLLPWIVPTALSALAFWWLYDAQFSVISWALHKMGLIDHYIDFLGDPWNARWSTVFANVWRGIPFVAISLLAGLQTISPSLYEAAAIDGATPWQQFRHVTLPLLTPIIAVVMTFSVLFTFTDFQLIYVLTRGGPLNATHLMATLSFQRAIPGGALGEGAALATYMIPFLLAAIMFSYFGLQRRGWQQGGDK encoded by the coding sequence ATGCTATCCCGATTCCTGAACAACCGTAACGTACTGGGGATGCTGTTCATGGCCCCGGCCGTGATCCTGCTGGTGGTGTTCCTGACCTACCCGCTGGGCCTGGGCATCTGGCTGGGCTTTACCGACACCAAGATCGGCGGCGAAGGCAGCTTCGTCGGCCTGGACAACTTCAGCTACCTGGCCGGCGATTCCCTGGCCCAACTGTCGCTGTTCAATACCGTGTTCTACACGGTCAGCGCCAGCATCCTCAAGTTCATGCTGGGCCTGTGGCTGGCGATCCTGCTCAACAAGAATGTGCCGCTGAAGACCTTCTTCCGCGCCATCGTGCTGCTGCCCTGGATCGTACCCACGGCGCTATCGGCACTGGCCTTCTGGTGGCTGTATGACGCTCAGTTCTCCGTCATCAGCTGGGCCCTGCACAAGATGGGCCTGATCGACCATTACATCGACTTCCTGGGCGACCCGTGGAATGCACGCTGGTCCACGGTCTTTGCCAATGTCTGGCGCGGTATTCCCTTCGTGGCGATTTCGCTGTTGGCCGGTCTGCAGACCATCTCGCCGTCACTGTACGAGGCTGCCGCCATCGACGGTGCCACGCCCTGGCAGCAGTTCCGCCACGTGACCCTGCCGCTGTTGACGCCGATCATCGCGGTGGTGATGACCTTCTCGGTGCTGTTCACCTTCACCGACTTCCAGCTGATCTATGTGCTCACCCGCGGCGGCCCCTTGAACGCCACCCACCTGATGGCTACGCTGTCGTTCCAGCGCGCCATTCCCGGCGGTGCATTGGGTGAAGGCGCGGCGCTGGCCACCTACATGATCCCCTTCCTGCTGGCAGCGATCATGTTCTCTTACTTCGGCCTGCAACGTCGCGGCTGGCAACAAGGAGGTGACAAATAA
- a CDS encoding carbohydrate ABC transporter permease, protein MAKKKDDQMETQGMDFLQSTPRKWVTIYIPLLIFLFVLLFPFYWMVITAFKPDNELLSQTGNPFWVVAPTLAHFKKLLFDTQYPAWLLNTVIVSVVSTFASLAASVFAAYAIERLRFQGSKQVGLGIFLAYLIPPSILFIPLAAIVFKLGLFDTRWALILTYPTFLIPFCTWLLMGYFRSIPYELEECALIDGATRWEILVKIILPLAVPGLISAGIFAFTLSWNEFIYALTFISSSEVKTVPVGIVTELVDGDVYHWGALMAGALLGSLPVAVVYSFFVEYYVSGMTGAVKE, encoded by the coding sequence ATGGCCAAGAAAAAAGACGACCAGATGGAAACCCAGGGCATGGATTTCCTGCAATCGACCCCGCGCAAGTGGGTGACGATCTACATTCCGCTGCTGATCTTCCTGTTTGTGCTGCTGTTCCCGTTCTACTGGATGGTGATCACCGCCTTCAAGCCCGACAATGAATTGCTCTCGCAGACCGGCAACCCGTTCTGGGTGGTCGCCCCGACGCTGGCGCACTTCAAGAAGCTCTTGTTCGACACCCAGTATCCGGCCTGGCTGCTGAACACGGTGATCGTCTCGGTAGTCTCCACCTTCGCCTCGCTGGCGGCCAGCGTGTTTGCCGCCTATGCCATCGAACGGCTGCGCTTCCAGGGTTCCAAACAGGTCGGGCTGGGCATCTTCCTGGCCTACCTGATCCCGCCTTCCATCCTCTTCATTCCGCTAGCGGCCATCGTGTTCAAGCTGGGCCTGTTCGATACGCGCTGGGCGCTGATCCTGACCTATCCGACCTTCCTGATCCCGTTCTGCACCTGGCTCTTGATGGGCTACTTCCGCTCCATTCCCTACGAACTGGAAGAGTGCGCATTGATCGACGGTGCTACGCGCTGGGAAATCCTGGTCAAGATCATCCTGCCGCTGGCCGTGCCCGGACTGATCTCGGCGGGCATCTTTGCCTTCACGCTGTCGTGGAATGAATTCATCTATGCGCTGACCTTCATTTCATCCTCGGAAGTGAAGACGGTACCGGTGGGGATCGTCACCGAACTGGTGGATGGCGACGTGTATCACTGGGGCGCGCTGATGGCCGGGGCGCTGCTGGGCTCGCTGCCGGTGGCGGTGGTGTATTCGTTCTTTGTGGAGTATTACGTGTCGGGGATGACGGGGGCGGTGAAGGAATAA
- a CDS encoding phospholipase D-like domain-containing protein codes for MTNMDRNQTKRTTSIIAAPDETFKTATTSGLWINDGHVYAPKRDGNALHPFLTGKAYFADLIEKMENASGEICIAGWQINWDALLAPGKRLYDVLLHAARKKGMKIYVMPWDDTRPVRTYEAQTIRILKSINREPDVAPGTVAAIASPSFNLSNKAYFSHHQKTIIIDRRYAYVGGIDLAYGRYDDERFTLKCDEDGREVMNRYNPCIPALLEVPEPTTIDPNKTAQIHRTLSVPTAKSDPQWNETLDKLDGGRQLFPHEDLKKLKGSKWQVPYDDPGTVDVATNGRSIDTPSRLTLDPARQARMPWQDMHARMEGPSVADILRNFMDRWHVSGGVRLPPALPMQQFAAAGSTMVQVLRSAPAGQRKMESRQLNKTDRHPCEDHIKQAMCNLIGKADHFIYIENQFFVGKLGKPVHDEKPAQGEASSQALSPAAKFINAQKHGLGKVSSWTLRQNDANRSSTLYEPPTNPICEALIERITRAILNAEPQPFHVYITLPVHPEGDFFTTASVAVQIYWTMQTLSFGTNSLLNGIRRALRARQLRDKGDKNYERLLTNTTQDMSKELEHIPVEACFEYVTLLNLRNWAKLGERYVTEQVYVHTKLMIVDDRYALFGSANINDRSLNGEGDSEIALLVTDQDDSKDDLCGDGVKRPVRNFARKLRMDIWRKLFGIGLKPSAVGGVKPADHLLSAIEKPAAPASWRAIQKQAEENAAAYEAVFDYIPRSWRYTAAGQKKASSIIPNWDPQKKPPIKVTKNMGKIGYPGSSLPHETSFWTTARHNSDPTRSPRTSVIWS; via the coding sequence ATGACCAACATGGACCGGAATCAAACCAAAAGAACCACGAGCATCATTGCCGCGCCGGATGAGACCTTCAAGACCGCTACCACCAGCGGTCTTTGGATCAACGACGGTCACGTCTATGCGCCCAAGCGCGATGGCAACGCTCTGCATCCCTTCCTGACGGGCAAGGCCTATTTTGCGGACCTCATCGAAAAGATGGAGAACGCCAGCGGCGAGATATGCATCGCCGGCTGGCAGATCAACTGGGACGCGCTGCTGGCGCCTGGCAAGCGGCTCTATGACGTGCTGCTCCACGCTGCTCGCAAGAAGGGCATGAAAATCTACGTCATGCCCTGGGATGACACGCGCCCGGTGCGTACCTACGAAGCGCAGACTATCCGGATCCTCAAGAGCATCAACCGGGAACCGGATGTGGCGCCGGGCACTGTCGCGGCAATAGCTTCCCCCAGCTTCAACCTGAGCAACAAAGCCTATTTCAGTCACCATCAGAAAACCATCATCATCGACCGGCGCTACGCCTATGTCGGCGGCATCGATCTGGCCTACGGCCGCTATGACGACGAGCGCTTCACGCTCAAGTGCGATGAAGATGGACGCGAGGTTATGAATCGCTACAACCCTTGCATCCCGGCGCTGCTGGAAGTGCCGGAGCCCACCACGATTGATCCGAACAAGACGGCGCAGATACATCGGACCTTATCTGTGCCGACTGCCAAGTCGGATCCTCAGTGGAACGAGACGCTGGATAAACTCGACGGGGGCCGGCAATTGTTTCCTCATGAAGACCTGAAAAAACTGAAAGGTAGCAAATGGCAAGTTCCCTATGATGACCCGGGCACTGTGGACGTTGCCACCAATGGTCGCAGCATCGATACCCCATCCCGCTTGACGCTGGACCCGGCCCGCCAGGCACGTATGCCCTGGCAAGACATGCACGCGCGCATGGAAGGTCCGAGCGTCGCAGATATTCTTAGAAACTTCATGGATCGCTGGCATGTCAGTGGCGGCGTGCGCCTCCCTCCTGCGCTACCTATGCAGCAGTTTGCGGCGGCGGGTTCGACCATGGTGCAAGTATTGCGCAGTGCACCTGCCGGCCAACGCAAAATGGAGAGTCGTCAGCTCAACAAGACTGACCGCCATCCTTGTGAGGACCACATCAAGCAGGCGATGTGCAATCTGATCGGCAAGGCCGATCATTTTATCTATATCGAAAACCAGTTCTTTGTCGGCAAGTTGGGCAAGCCGGTTCATGACGAGAAGCCCGCTCAGGGCGAAGCTTCTAGTCAGGCTCTTTCTCCTGCTGCCAAGTTCATCAACGCACAAAAGCATGGCTTAGGTAAAGTCTCGAGCTGGACCTTACGCCAAAATGATGCCAACAGGAGTTCGACACTCTACGAGCCCCCCACGAATCCCATCTGCGAAGCCCTGATCGAGCGGATCACGCGCGCCATCCTCAATGCAGAGCCGCAGCCCTTCCACGTCTACATCACCTTGCCGGTGCATCCCGAAGGTGACTTCTTCACCACTGCCTCGGTGGCCGTGCAGATCTACTGGACCATGCAGACGCTATCCTTCGGCACCAACAGCCTGCTCAACGGCATTCGCCGCGCCTTGCGTGCCCGCCAACTCAGGGACAAAGGCGACAAGAACTATGAGCGTCTGTTGACCAATACCACCCAGGACATGAGCAAGGAACTGGAGCACATCCCGGTGGAGGCCTGCTTCGAATACGTCACGCTGCTCAACCTGCGCAATTGGGCCAAGCTGGGCGAGCGCTACGTGACCGAGCAAGTTTATGTGCACACCAAGTTGATGATCGTGGACGACCGCTATGCACTCTTCGGCAGCGCCAACATCAATGATCGCAGCCTCAACGGGGAAGGCGATTCAGAGATTGCCTTGCTGGTGACGGATCAAGATGACAGCAAGGACGATCTATGCGGGGATGGTGTGAAACGACCCGTCAGGAATTTTGCACGCAAGCTGCGCATGGATATCTGGCGCAAGTTGTTTGGGATAGGTTTGAAGCCCAGTGCTGTCGGGGGTGTCAAGCCTGCTGATCATTTGCTGTCGGCGATTGAGAAGCCGGCGGCTCCCGCGAGCTGGCGGGCGATTCAGAAGCAGGCTGAGGAGAATGCTGCGGCTTATGAGGCGGTGTTTGATTACATTCCGAGAAGTTGGCGATATACAGCCGCCGGGCAGAAAAAAGCTAGCTCCATCATTCCAAATTGGGATCCGCAAAAAAAACCTCCAATTAAGGTGACGAAAAATATGGGAAAAATAGGCTATCCGGGATCTTCCTTGCCACATGAAACGTCCTTCTGGACGACTGCACGACATAACAGTGACCCGACAAGATCACCGAGGACTTCGGTTATCTGGTCGTGA